The proteins below are encoded in one region of Kazachstania africana CBS 2517 chromosome 6, complete genome:
- the KAFR0F02230 gene encoding uncharacterized protein: MVLTMGQQLSLVINPCVCPRLVAQERERERQRDKWRKIEVQRKGAEGIRMVRGSGSNGGTKKSKGQKKKKKENSCDKRSRGVVVALNFFFFLLLFGIWEMALVGQKKKRELCCKEGQSKSRSLQCANGTRNFSYRYSVTTTFVTNWYGKEKFATRRMRAHVQIFRMDSRKRDKKSHFFLLPKFLGLSKKKR, encoded by the coding sequence ATGGTTTTGACCATGGGACAACAGTTGTCCCTCGTCATAAATCCTTGCGTGTGCCCAAGGTTGGTAGCAcaagagagagagagagagagacAGAGGGACAAATGGAGGAAGATAGaagttcaaagaaaaggagCAGAGGGGATCAGAATGGTGAGGGGCAGTGGAAGCAATGGAGGGACAAAAAAATCGAaagggcaaaaaaaaaaaaaaaaagaaaattccTGCGATAAGAGATCACGAGGAGTAGTCGTGGctcttaatttcttttttttccttctgtTATTCGGAATATGGGAGATGGCCTTGGTGGgacaaaagaagaaacgTGAGCTGTGCTGCAAAGAGGGACAATCAAAATCACGATCTCTTCAGTGCGCCAACGGTACCCGGAATTTTTCTTATCGATACAGCGTAACTACTACCTTCGTCACGAATTGGTAcggaaaagaaaaatttgccACGCGAAGGATGCGCGCACACGTGCAGATTTTCCGGATGGATAGCCGGAAGAGGGACAAAAAGAgtcattttttcttgttacCAAAGTTTTTGGGCCtctcaaagaaaaaaagataa
- the KAFR0F02250 gene encoding uncharacterized protein, with product MSKSISSATNSSEEISISKKQQDHLIYETTSYGVNEVYTIDPEANIREDLTRALKPRHINMISIAGIIGTGLYLSTSTSLHKGGPASLFINYSLIGGIVYLTLLCLAEMSTYMPISGSFCTYAKKFGSDSFAMALMWNYWFNDAVSVASDLTALQLVMDYWNTDSNHFPYWAASLIFWFFVLSLNVIHVRFYGEAEYWLAMLKVIAIIIFFIMSIIVNVGHNPQHEYIGFKNWTVGEAPFVDGFKGFASLFVSASFAYGGTESITLTSGESDNPLRNTPKIVKTVFWRILFFYIGTTFFIAMNVPYNYPGLSSGSVVTSPFTIVFKMAGTAGAGSFMNAVIMTSVISACNHALFAGSRIMYNMGLEGYLPKSIVSRTNRYKVPYVAVLITWAVGGLCFGASFIGAGTLWTWLQNIVGVSNQLAWLCIAITSIRFRQGLEAQNKTHELKFKNWTYPFGPYFLVVAVTFIILVQGWSSFAPWNVSNFFSVYIELFVFPFCFIIWWLYKRDPFVKCKDMDFVTDKYVPSQEIIELNEKLDNLKGWKRVRQFSSDYLI from the coding sequence ATGTCAAAATCTATATCGTCTGCTACTAATAGCAGTGAggaaatatcaatatcaaagaaaCAACAAGATCATCTCATATATGAAACAACATCTTATGGTGTCAATGAAGTTTATACGATAGATCCTGAAGCTAACATCAGAGAAGATCTAACGAGAGCTTTAAAGCCTCGTCATATCAATATGATCTCTATTGCAGGTATTATCGGTACAGGTCTATATCTATCAACTTCCACTTCTCTGCATAAAGGTGGTCCAGCTTCTCTTTTCATAAATTATTCCCTTATAGGTGGTATAGTTTACTTAACTCTATTATGTCTAGCAGAAATGTCTACTTACATGCCAATTAGTGGTTCTTTCTGTACATATGCAAAGAAATTTGGTTCCGACTCTTTCGCTATGGCTCTAATGTGGAATTATTGGTTTAATGACGCTGTCTCTGTCGCAAGTGATTTAACCGCTTTACAATTAGTAATGGACTATTGGAACACTGATTCAAACCATTTCCCTTACTGGGCTGCTTCCCTAATCTTTTGGTTCTTTGTATTGTCTCTAAACGTCATTCATGTCAGATTCTATGGAGAGGCAGAATATTGGTTAGCAATGTTAAAAGTTATTGCAatcattatcttctttatcATGTCTATCATCGTCAATGTAGGTCATAACCCTCAGCATGAATACATCggtttcaaaaattggacCGTAGGTGAAGCTCCTTTTGTAGATGGCTTCAAAGGTTTTGCATCTCTTTTCGTCAGTGCAAGTTTCGCTTACGGTGGTACTGAATCAATCACTCTAACAAGTGGTGAATCCGATAATCCATTGAGAAATACTCCAAAAATCGTCAAAACTGTCTTTTGGAGAATCCTTTTCTTCTACATCGGTACAACTTTCTTCATTGCAATGAATGTTCCATATAACTATCCAGGCCTTTCATCAGGCTCCGTTGTTACTTCTCCATTCACCATCGTTTTCAAAATGGCTGGTACTGCTGGCGCAGGTTCCTTCATGAACGCAGTCATCATGACTAGTGTCATCAGTGCTTGTAATCACGCCCTATTTGCTGGTAGTCGTATCATGTACAATATGGGTCTAGAAGGTTACTTACCAAAAAGCATCGTCTCAAGAACTAATAGATACAAAGTTCCATACGTCGCAGTCCTCATCACTTGGGCAGTCGGTGGTCTATGTTTCGGTGCTTCATTCATTGGCGCAGGTACATTATGGACTTGGTTACAAAATATCGTCGGTGTCTCAAATCAATTAGCTTGGTTATGTATCGCAATCACTTCAATTAGATTTAGACAAGGTCTTGAAGCCCAAAATAAGACTCACGAActgaaattcaaaaattggacTTACCCATTCGGTCCATATTTCCTAGTCGTTGCAGTCACTTTCATTATCCTCGTACAAGGTTGGTCATCATTCGCTCCATGGAACGTatcaaatttcttctcaGTTTACATCGAATTATTCGTTTTCCCATTCTGTTTCATCATATGGTGGCTCTATAAAAGGGATCCCTTCGTTAAATGTAAAGATATGGATTTCGTCACCGATAAGTACGTCCCATCCCAAGAAATTATcgaattaaatgaaaaattagacaACTTGAAAGGTTGGAAAAGAGTTAGGCAGTTCAGTAGTGACTATCTCATTTGA
- the KAFR0F02270 gene encoding OSBP family protein (similar to Saccharomyces cerevisiae OSH2 (YDL019C) and SWH1 (YAR042W); ancestral locus Anc_3.175) codes for MGSGDAMVTDVRVSHAHGILSKPLLKLKLLELLSEGNFENLQQFIDGQLASPPETTAINEVLPFLLHFAVQVASFRLVKEIISHWSSGHASSKFVLDLNRRDKNGHTPLHLAAAQSRMEVINFLLEQSTINEMVTNNQNLLPFEMCKNLNVAQSMQIKRSNYILKTVTEFQLAFNKNDTKTMELLLNNPRNLEFLDVNNIYLMNNGKPLLLIAIEHNNLDMCKWLFKHDADPNVKSLNGVSANDQIIKSNNAPLKKIFDKYKSEQSVVSVTNKLDEPPTFKGYLKKFTNFAQGYKLRYFVLSENGKLSYYKDQNSSIKKSPRGQLDLSTCYLHLDSTEKLKFEIVSNDSSKWQLKGNHPMETNKWIWAIQRAIRYTRDKKKEKRNGNNVTPSSIINPVPRSPKKSLTSPSFPARHLHDLNRTRTVSAQSRTHNNDTMSIASNDVELSNNLTESGKNYVNKMIETRLESSPVSDRGVILSPISQAKSLDDAVASNESSGKNSLAQMKGSTFMTSTSGISYMSTANNDIQSVGPLNIDSEEEEEEGGINLKFEKDEEFLKVEYGPYIESLNLYQKKISLEINSLNELLNDSSCLTSQVAMDAVKKSLSNVLQSILSMNGLSLKRDEKLVSMLTKQRDINNVWIQSVRDLEIELMNKTERLDALDRERKNLKKSYKQRLVKSSRNNSNGISSDNVSSVSSLEAIGKERSTETLKQIATFLSATKNEDENSEGDEFFDAEELLEELNEVATGKGQADVDEPISVATLQHPLSRAVSMKSEQESPEKLPQPSEDEEAVDTLKHAHTDQPEKTIKSIDYAKPKAKKVPQSIPDVRSIAKTKAQVEKAKILSSQESSNGYEDGIRKRLRLDKDNRPRISLWAVLKSMVGKDMTRMTLPVAFNEPTSLLQRVAEDLEFSELLTKAATFEDSTLRLLYVSVFTASCYASTTGRVAKPFNPLLGETYEYVRPDKHYRFFTEQVSHHPPISATWTESPKWDFWGESQVDTKFNGRTFGVKHLGIWYVKLRPDCNNPMEELYTYKKPDNTVIGILLGHPEVDNHGEVRIVNHTTGDYCLLNFKARGWRSSGAFEVRGEVFDKNNQKKWVLGGHWNDSIYAKKVTSKGNENMTLNKVKSNGPSAASPTGNEPQYDGSKFLIWKAGPRPEAPFNLTPFAITLNAPQPKLLPWLAPTDTRLRPDQRAMEDGEYDKAANEKHRVEEKQRAVRRYREKNNIEYQPRWFVKTIHPITKLPYWQFKGDYWDLRKQNQLSGTGDIF; via the coding sequence ATGGGTTCCGGCGATGCTATGGTCACAGATGTGAGAGTTAGTCATGCTCATGGCATCTTAAGTAAGCCTTTgttaaaattaaaattactAGAACTATTAAGTGaaggaaattttgagaatttgCAGCAATTCATTGACGGACAATTGGCGTCACCTCCAGAAACAACTGCTATAAATGAAGTTCTTCCGTTTTTACTTCATTTTGCTGTGCAAGTAGCATCTTTCAGGCTtgttaaagaaattatttctCATTGGTCATCAGGACATGCTTCTTCTAAATTCGTCTTAGATTTAAATAGGAGAGACAAAAATGGTCACACACCATTGCATTTGGCTGCAGCGCAGTCTAGAATGGAAGTTATCAACTTTTTATTGGAACAGAGCACCATAAATGAGATGGTAACGaacaatcaaaatttgctgCCATTCGAAATGtgtaaaaatttgaatgtCGCTCAATCAATGCAAATTAAGAGATCtaattatatattgaaGACGGTTACTGAATTTCAGCTCGCATTCAACAAGAATGATACAAAGACAATGGAGCTGTTACTTAATAATCCAagaaatttggaatttttaGATGTTAACAacatttatttaatgaataatgGTAAACCTCTATTGCTAATTGCGATTGAACACAATAATTTGGACATGTGTAAATGGTTGTTCAAGCATGATGCTGATCCCAATGTTAAAAGTTTAAACGGTGTATCTGCAAATGATCAGATCATTAAAAGTAATAATGCCcctttaaaaaaaatctttgaCAAATATAAAAGTGAACAGAGTGTAGTGAGTGTCACTAATAAACTAGACGAACCTCCAACTTTTAAAGGttatttaaagaaattcaCTAATTTCGCTCAAGGTTATAAACTACGTTATTTTGTATTGAGTGAAAACGGTAAACTCTCTTACTATAAAGATCAGAATTCTTCGATCAAGAAATCACCTCGTGGGCAACTAGATCTCTCAACCTGCTATTTACATCTCGATTCTACAGAAAagttaaaatttgaaattgtcaGTAATGATTCATCAAAATGGCAGTTGAAAGGCAATCATCCTATGGAAACCAATAAATGGATTTGGGCAATTCAGAGGGCAATCAGATACACGAGagacaaaaaaaaggaaaagagaaatggAAATAATGTCACCCCATCATCGATAATCAATCCAGTTCCAAGATCTCCAAAGAAGAGTTTGACGTCTCCTAGCTTTCCTGCGCGCCATCTTCATGATCTCAATAGAACTAGGACTGTAAGTGCTCAATCAAGAACacataataatgatacaaTGTCTATCGCATCAAATGACGTGGAGTTAAGTAATAATCTGACCGAATCAGGTAAAAATTATGTCAATAAGATGATCGAAACTCGTTTGGAATCCTCTCCTGTTAGTGATAGGGGTGTCATTCTTAGCCCCATTAGTCAAGCAAAGTCACTGGATGATGCAGTGGCTAGTAATGAGAGTTCCGGTAAGAATTCTCTTGCACAAATGAAAGGGTCTACGTTCATGACTTCCACGTCAGGAATATCATATATGAGCACAGCGAACAACGACATACAGTCTGTTGGCCCTCTTAATATTGATTCtgaggaagaggaagaagagggTGGCATAAACctgaaatttgaaaaagatgaagaatttttgaaggttGAGTATGGACCGTATATTGAAAGTTTAAACctttatcaaaagaaaatatcttTGGAAATAAACTCATTAAATGAGTTATTAAATGATTCATCGTGTCTAACTAGTCAAGTGGCTATGGATGCAGTGAAAAAATCTCTTTCCAACGTCTTACAATCGATATTGAGCATGAATGGATTATCTTTGAAGAGAGACGAAAAGCTTGTTTCAATGCTGACGAAACAACGTGACATAAATAATGTTTGGATCCAGTCTGTTAGAGACTTAGAGATTGAATTAATGAATAAAACTGAAAGGTTGGATGCCTTAGATAGGGAAcgaaagaatttgaaaaaatcataCAAGCAAAGATTAGTGAAAAGCTCACGTAACAATTCCAATGGTATCTCTTCAGATAATGTATCATCAGTTAGTTCTCTAGAAGCAATTGGCAAAGAAAGGTCTACAGAAACTTTGAAACAAATCGCAACCTTTTTAAGTGCTACCaagaatgaagatgaaaactCAGAGGGTGATGAATTCTTTGACGCCgaagaattattagaagaattgaatgaagtaGCTACTGGGAAAGGGCAAGCTGATGTTGACGAACCAATTAGTGTGGCCACTTTGCAGCATCCTTTATCCAGAGCAGTTTCTATGAAGTCGGAACAAGAATCCCCAGAGAAACTCCCGCAACCTTCCGAAGATGAAGAGGCCGTCGATACATTAAAACATGCACATACGGACCAGCCtgaaaaaacaataaaaagTATTGATTATGCAAAACCAAAGGCTAAAAAGGTACCACAATCTATACCCGATGTTAGGTCGATTGCTAAGACTAAGGCACAGGTAGAGAAAGCAAAAATCCTTTCCAGCCAAGAATCTTCTAATGGTTATGAAGATGGTATCAGAAAGAGGCTAAGATTAGATAAGGACAACAGGCCAAGGATTAGTTTGTGGGcagttttgaaatcaatggTGGGTAAAGATATGACAAGAATGACCTTGCCAGTAGCATTCAATGAACCAACCTCTTTGTTACAAAGAGTGGCGGAAGACCTTGAATTTTCTGAACTATTGACCAAAGCGGCAACATTTGAAGATTCCACTCTGAGGTTACTGTACGTCTCCGTTTTCACAGCATCATGTTATGCATCTACTACAGGAAGAGTTGCGAAGCCATTCAACCCACTGTTAGGTGAAACTTATGAATATGTAAGACCTGATAAACACTATAGATTTTTTACTGAGCAAGTATCTCATCATCCACCTATATCTGCAACATGGACAGAATCTCCAAAATGGGACTTCTGGGGTGAATCACAAGTTGACACAAAGTTTAATGGTAGAACATTTGGTGTTAAACATTTAGGTATCTGGTATGTAAAATTGAGACCAGATTGTAACAATCCTATGGAAGAATTGTACACTTATAAGAAACCGGATAATACTGTTATTGGTATCTTGTTAGGCCACCCGGAAGTCGATAATCATGGAGAAGTTAGGATCGTTAATCATACAACTGGTGATTACTGTTTGTTGAATTTTAAGGCGCGTGGTTGGAGATCATCGGGTGCATTTGAAGTCAGAGGTGAAGTGTTCGACAAGAATAACCAGAAAAAGTGGGTCTTGGGAGGACATTGGAACGATTCAATATATGCCAAGAAAGTAACATCTAAGggtaatgaaaatatgaCACTAAATAAAGTAAAAAGCAATGGTCCCTCGGCTGCAAGTCCCACGGGTAATGAACCACAATACGATGGTagcaaatttttgatttggaAGGCAGGACCAAGACCAGAGGCTCCATTCAATTTAACTCCATTTGCAATTACGTTGAATGCTCCCCAACCAAAACTACTACCATGGCTCGCACCCACCGATACACGTTTAAGACCAGATCAAAGAGCCATGGAAGACGGCGAATATGATAAAGCTGCCAATGAGAAGCATAGAGTGGAAGAGAAACAAAGAGCAGTTCGTAGATACagagaaaagaataatatCGAGTATCAACCAAGATGGTTTGTTAAGACGATTCATCCAATCACGAAATTGCCATACTGGCAATTCAAAGGAGACTACTGGGATCTCAGGAAACAGAACCAGCTGTCTGGCACTGGGGACATCTTCTAG
- the RPN4 gene encoding stress-regulated transcription factor RPN4 (similar to Saccharomyces cerevisiae RPN4 (YDL020C); ancestral locus Anc_3.173), giving the protein MASAELTLKRTLTDVLEDELYHLKHKEMDYSYQDPVLNSDGTVEQSQNSALFADVNRYSKNDFNQYSDQEMFNKYGNPSLTTTTSTGIASTTSTDVSTRSSTSTVHSTPVAKTVNLNNVLSVPNPFINNNNNNNNTSFNNNYNASGQREFLPYNIRISNDYMNDTDNFYSMEDESLNFNDSKMYYSLQDNDNNVALNNENAKLIFDNEFKGDDEDDEDDDGNVFEDDQVFFDDIENDLIVPYNFVDTSKSDMNGLHGPMYNTAILDGDVDDDDVDDEPLLVQDSFNERSSGAMDDILFNNQLTESERSKSFSNQNRPSINFALTTNKTTILTPSPSPSKQTFYKSKRVPLTNINNNSSHISNTKENKTKHSVINSLPSYSLISNKKVSVKKSKVKENLTISNKHSDSNEIFTCRLINIITKEPCLAEFSRSYDLTRHQNTIHAKKKIIFRCSECIRMLGNEGYDKTFSRLDALTRHIKSKHETLSVQERQEVTKYAKENIGYVVG; this is encoded by the coding sequence ATGGCTTCTGCAGAACTTACTTTGAAAAGAACCTTGACAGACGTCTTAGAGGATGAATTATATCATTTGAAGCACAAAGAAATGGATTATTCATACCAGGATCCAGTTCTGAATAGCGATGGTACTGTCGAGCAGTCACAGAATAGTGCTCTTTTTGCTGATGTGAATagatattccaaaaatgatttcaatcAATATAGTGATCAGGAGATGTTCAACAAATACGGAAATCCCTCCTTAACCACAACTACAAGTACTGGCATTGCTTCTACTACTAGTACTGATGTGTCAACTAGGTCAAGCACAAGTACAGTTCATAGCACCCCTGTTGCTAAGACAGTGAATTTAAACAATGTACTGAGCGTTCCGAACCcttttattaataataataataataataataatacttctttcaataacaaCTATAATGCCTCAGGTCAGCGAGAATTTTTACCATACAATATTAGGATATCGAATGACTATATGAACGATACGGATAACTTTTACTCTATGGAAGACGAGTCtctcaatttcaatgattccAAGATGTACTACTCTCTACAGGATAACGATAACAATGTCGctttgaataatgaaaatgcgAAATTAATCTTCGACAATGAGTTTAAAGGtgacgatgaagatgacgaagacGATGATGGGAatgtttttgaagatgatcaagtattttttgatgatattgaGAATGATTTAATCGTACCATACAACTTTGTTGACACAAGTAAGAGTGACATGAATGGTTTACATGGGCCAATGTACAATACTGCTATTTTAGATGGGGATGttgatgacgatgatgttgatgatgaaCCACTGCTGGTACAAGATAGTTTCAACGAGCGTTCCTCAGGCGCGATGGACGatatattattcaataatcAACTAACGGAATCGGAAAGATCCAAATCTTTTTCGAATCAAAACAGGCCATCTATTAATTTTGCATTGACTACAAATAAAACTACTATTCTTACACCTTCTCCTTCTCCTTCTAAGCAAACATTTTATAAAAGCAAAAGGGTTCCTTTGACAAATATTAACAATAACAGTAGCCACATAAGTAATaccaaagaaaacaaaaccAAACACAGTGTTATAAATTCATTACCTTCATATTCATTAATATCCAATAAAAAAGTCAGCGTTAAAAAATCTAAAGTGAAAGAAAACCTGACCATATCGAATAAACATAGCGATTctaatgaaatatttacgTGTCGTTTAATAAATATCATAACGAAAGAGCCGTGCTTAGCTGAGTTTTCCAGGTCGTACGATTTAACAAGACATCAAAATACTATTCATgccaaaaagaaaattattttccGTTGTAGCGAATGTATAAGGATGTTAGGAAATGAAGGTTATGATAAGACATTTTCTAGACTAGATGCATTGACAAGACATATCAAATCGAAGCATGAAACTTTAAGCGTACAAGAACGTCAGGAGGTGACTAAATATGCGAAGGAGAATATAGGGTACGTTGTTGGATGA
- the GPD1 gene encoding glycerol-3-phosphate dehydrogenase (NAD(+)) GPD1 (similar to Saccharomyces cerevisiae GPD1 (YDL022W) and GPD2 (YOL059W); ancestral locus Anc_3.169) codes for MAATDRLNQTSDILNASIKRNTSTASLTALDHPFKITVIGSGNWGTTIAKVISENTALNPQLFAKEVQMWVFQEKIEGQNLTDIINTRHENVKYLPDIKLPENLFANPDLVDSVKDADILVFNIPHQFLPRIVGNLKGHVKPTVRAISCLKGFEVGKKGVQLLSSYITDELNIQCGALSGANLAPEVAKENWSETTVAYHIPEDFRGEGRDVDHKVLKALFHRPYFHVNVIEDVAGISIAGALKNVVALGCGFVEGLGWGNNASAAIQRVGLGEIIKFGQMFFPESRVETYYQESAGVADLITTCSGGRNVRVAKHMAKSGKDAFEAEKELLNGQSAQGIITCKEVHEWLETCELLDEFPLFEAVYQIVYNNVPMENIPDMIDELNTLQM; via the coding sequence atggCTGCTACTGATAGATTAAATCAAACTtctgatattttaaatgCTTCTATTAAAAGGAACACTTCTACTGCTTCCTTAACTGCTTTAGATCATCCTTTTAAAATCACTGTTATCGGTTCTGGTAACTGGGGTACTACTATAGCGAAGGTCATTTCTGAAAATACAGCTTTAAATCCACAATTATTCGCTAAGGAAGTTCAAATGTGGGtcttccaagaaaaaattgaaggtCAAAATTTAACTGATATCATTAATACAAGACATGAAAATGTTAAATACTTACCTGATATCAAGTTaccagaaaatttatttgcCAATCCAGATTTAGTTGACTCTGTTAAAGACGCTGATATCTTGGTTTTCAATATTCCACATCAATTTTTACCAAGAATTGTTGGTAATTTGAAAGGTCACGTTAAGCCAACCGTTCGTGCCATTTCATGTTTGAAAGGTTTCGAAGTTGGTAAGAAGGGTGTTCaattattatcttcatACATTACTGATGAATTAAACATTCAATGTGGTGCTCTTTCAGGTGCCAATTTAGCTCCAGAAGTCGCCAAAGAAAACTGGTCTGAAACCACTGTTGCATATCATATCCCAGAAGATTTTAGAGGCGAAGGTAGAGACGTTGACCATAAAGTCCTAAAAGCTCTTTTCCATAGACCATACTTCCACGTCAATGTCATTGAAGATGTTGCTGGTATTTCTATTGCCGgtgctttgaaaaatgtcGTTGCATTAGGTTGTGGTTTTGTTGAAGGTCTTGGCTGGGGTAACAATGCCTCTGCCGCTATTCAAAGAGTTGGTTTAGgtgaaataataaaattcGGTCAAATGTTCTTCCCAGAATCAAGAGTTGAAACATACTATCAAGAATCTGCCGGTGTTGCAGATTTAATTACTACATGTTCTGGTGGTAGAAACGTTAGAGTCGCCAAACATATGGCCAAATCTGGTAAAGATGCATTTGAAGCTGAAAAGGAATTATTAAATGGTCAATCTGCACAAGGTATCATTACATGTAAAGAAGTTCACGAATGGTTAGAAACTTGTGAACTTTTAGATGAATTTCCATTATTCGAAGCtgtttatcaaattgtCTACAATAATGTACCAATGGAAAACATTCCAGATAtgattgatgaattaaataCTTTACAAATGTAG